The Gossypium hirsutum isolate 1008001.06 chromosome A03, Gossypium_hirsutum_v2.1, whole genome shotgun sequence genome contains the following window.
AAATTAATGAAACTTTTAGTGGGTCCTCCCCTTGTTGTAAGTGAGACAGAATCGACAAGTGATTATTGAAGGTCCATGGTGAACCTTTTAAAACCCTCTTCAGATCCATTATATGGAAAAATTGGAATAAAATCTTTTTTCTCCCAAATCCCTAATTTGAACTCCCATTACAAGGTGCCATAGATTGGCCATCTTACCCTTCATAGctggaaaattaattaaactgGCTGTTAAAAAACAACCTACCAATTGGAACACTTCTTCCCCAACAGCATGTGGTTCCGTTTGGATTTGCAAAATTTCATCCTCTTCATCGTTAAGCGACAAAACTGCTAATTCATTCTCCATCTCTGCAGGTATCAGATCTACACGTAACTCTGAACTCTCAACACACAGTAGGATGATGCAGTACCAGGAGCGCCGAACAAATCTAGACAGAAAACAATAAAACCAGAATAAAACCTAAAGACGCATACCAGATGCGGTAGACAGAAACATGCTAGGGTAGcagacttaaaaaaatattatttttgtaataccaaaatttaaattatactttttttgtaatataatatctcttgaattaatttattaacaAAGGCGAATCTAGGGGCAAGTAGGTGCCCGCCCCCtaggaaaattattatttaggctcttaatattttttaaatattttaaattagtaaaggtaaaattttattttggtctccctaaaattataaaaattcgatttaatcatttaaaaattataaagatatagactacaaaaaattaaaatttcattcgcccCCTAAAAAATTATTCTAGTTTTGCCCCTGTTTATTAAGTtgcatattttacaattaaaaattttacaaatatgtTAACTTAAAATTAGTTTTCGACTTATATACTTTTAGAtgttaaatgttttattaaatttattactaaaaaaatatgcataaatgATAGATAgcttattaataaatttaataattctaaagataaataattataaattaatagtaTAAGGTGTTTAACATAATAGTAAATGATAGCTTTTTGTAATCATAAAGATAAACAATTGTAATAAGTAATTTATGCAACAGGAGTAAAAAATATTATagacaaaataatagtaataatataaaactaaataattaataatagaataataaagtttatatttatagtagtaaaaaagttatattacttataaaagtatatattttttatagataTCATTCCCTTATTAATACCTGATTGGAAACAATTTCTAACTTATTACCTAATTCAAAATAcatcaattttaattaataaaatattataatattcacattttaaataattcatgTCCACagttaaagataaaaatataaaaatgaaggagtattatatatttattttagagTTAACTaccaaaataatcacttttgtttgtcttacattttagtcacttatgtttgaaatgttacgttttagttatttgcgttatcatgttgtaacattttagtcattgagccgttaATTGTGATTAAAGGTGCAACAGAAAGTTGACGTGacacgttaaattatcatttcaaacgaaatttttaggttaatttatacaatttgtccctatattttttcattttgagcaacttaatttttttttatgttcttttaacgttccttttattttctttattttccattatcttcagcttctccctctattttcctctcttcttcatttcctttaatgtagttttttatattttccatttgttaaaactagtccacaagctcgcctcactcaaaaaattaaattgttcaaaaaataaaagtataaggactagttttaataaatggaaaacataaaaaaaaattacgttgaaagaaatggagaagagagaaaaaaggaAGAAGCATAAGAGAATAggggaaaaaaagaaagttataagaacataaaataaaaaaataaaattgctcaaaacgtaaaaaatataaggactgattgtataaattaatctagattttttgtttaaaatgatgatttaacgtgcagTTACACCGTTAAtggcaattaacggctcagtgactaaaatattacaacgtgataatataagtaattaaacataacacttcaaacataaatgattaaaatgtaacatgagataaacaaaaataactattttagtagtttaccctttattttatattcatattaaGATTGAATTTTTGTCTATGTTTTGTTTAtactttgaatttaaattttaaaattatatttaatataatataataaaaattattttaattatatttcattaaaaattattgaaCTATATTATCATATAAATTCGATAATATCACTGAGCACATGACATAAAACtagtattataaaaaatatatatatatacacatattaccATACTCCACGATCACATATCCTCCTCTTAACTCGTGAATCAATGtatcataaaatttttcatatagaTTATAATTCTGTCTCCTTGTATATTTGTATGCATGCGGATTCTCATTTGTAGGAACAACAAATTAATCAAGGATAATAGCAGAGAGCATTCATATATACACGGATGAAAAATTGAATCTGAGGTAAatcttttatttcatataatggtGCTGTTTATTATTAGTATACACTTCAATTCCACCCATAATTAAGTTTCAGTGATAAAAATAATGGAGAAACAACCATAGCTCAACATTCTAAGCTATGCAGCAAGCAGAAACcagatttattattaatttttttgtaaaaaaaaagaaattttcttGATTGATCCAAAAAGGAATGAAATGAAATCAAGCACCGAGTTTACCTAAAGAAAGTTGTTGcatttaaccttcaaatttttgAGTTACATATGGGATGAAGTTTCTACCGATGCTAATTCCCAGCTTTCCTCAAGTATGCTAATAAGCCAAGCCCAGCAACAACTGCAGCCCCTGCTGCAACAGTGCTATATGCGGCAGACCATGCATCAGAGTTTGCATAATCCATGCTTCCGGAATCAGAACCCCTCCGACGAGTTTTTGTTCCTGAATAATCTAAATGCAGTTTCAAACCCTGCAAAAAATAGTTGACTCAGTTGTCTCAACTTAAGAGATGACAACTCCAATGAAGTTTTTCACTGCTACAAAATATGATGCTAACTTTACAACTCTCATTGACACGATTGGggacataaaataataaaaactgcAAGAGCTATTAGAACTTTCAAGGTTTCGAatcttattaagaaaaataaataaataattttgttgAGGGGAGGCCAACTCCTTCCAGACGATTCTTCGAAGTGACGTCTATCGGAGTCCATGGACCAGTATTGTCCCTGGTCGAGGTCGTCTCTGAAGAGCACAATTACCTGAGACTACTTGAAGAGATGGCAGATTCAACAGAGCAGGAGCACCTCATCAGATCAGGCCATGCGTCACCCCATCTCTTCAAGCACCCTAAGACACTCGGGCTCTCTGCAGTGTCAGAAAACAGATCCCCGTCCAGGGACAACAGTGACCCATTGAAGGTCCATCAGGAGCCACTCAGAAGACTTCTCAGGAAGGAATTAGTCTccccttaaaatatttaaatgcaGAGAGATCTAAGTCGAACACTAATGTTAATCAGCAAGGAGCTCATTCAGCAACTTGATTTCAACATGGACATCTATTGAACCTTATGACTTTCAGTTTCACAAGTTTTCTTAACTCATATAATCCTTCCATATCTACTTCGGTGTGTCTTTAATTTATAATGCATACGTAGGAAAGTATAATTGTTAGGGAACCCTAGTCCACGGTAAAATGCTTGATCAGGTGTAAATCCATATAAATTTTTGAGCCAAATCATACCTTCCAACCAACTAACTTTGCATGTTCCACAGCCGCTGCAAGATCACCGTCTGATGCCAATACAACTTTGTCATGGTCTTCATCTTCATACTGTATAATATGGCCACCAATTAGCATAAATTTTGGAGAAAGAAGAATTAAACACCAAAGTAAATCAACATAAAGCAAAagaaccccccccccaaaaaaaaaacaaaaaattctccTTTAAAAGCATACCAGAATTTGAGGCAGGTTGTTTCTATCTATGTCGTCCTCTAGCCTCTGGAGGATTGCCGTTATTAGATCTGTCAAACTCCGTGTCTCTGTATACAGCAGCAACAAATGAGAATCTTATTAGATACAACTTACCGAGAGGAGCAAATGCAAGGTGTTACAGAAGAATTAGATCCCTCCAATAACATGCTCAGCGATTGTCGTAAATGCAATTGCCTGCCTACTGAAAAGGTGCTATGGTTGTAGCACCAATAACCAAATGTATATCACACTAGATACAATGCATAAGATCAGAACTTGGACCCAAAAATTTATTCTTGAAGCTAGTGCCATTCACGAAGCAACTTGGCCAAGAGAGATTTTGGTTAGGCTGCAAAAATTTAACAAGTGAAAATACAAGCAAAACAAGAACATGTGCCTCATGCAAAACAAAAGACCATATATATTCATGAAGGTGCCTAGTTCGTGAATAGAATCAGCAACATACCACAAGTAAACCTATGCATTCGGCCCCTTTTATCTTGTATTTTAAAGCCAAATGTATTTGGCATATTGGATGAAGGATAGGGAAGAGATCTCCCTGTCTCTGCTCCATCACTGAAACATCACTATCAATAAGTTAATAGACAGTAATGGAGCTAATCATAGCTATATAATCAAAGAAACATAACAAAGCATACCTCCGACTAGTCTCATCATCCTCTTCAGTGGGAGGTAAGGCCATTGCAGAATCCCAAAACTTCTGCATCATTGTTGTGGTAGCCTCATTATTGACTCCAGAAGTACTCCCAACCTAGTTTTGAAGAACATGATAAGACCGTAACAAGTTGTGTTAAATGCTTTTGAATAATATCCCTACATACAGCACTTATCCTGTAAAACTACACTAAGAACATCATGATCTTAAAACGATACTGACTTGACTTAAAGTGGCAACAGCAGCATGAGTAATATGGATTACATCAAAAACAGCAACTATCTCTCCATCTGCATCCAGCAACAGAAACTTAATTAGAACTAGTTCAATGTACATACAACACCATATTCTTTGCAAAGTGGTAACTCATATCACCTCTATCTACCACAGGGAGGTGTAAAAATTTCCCATCATGCATGGTATGCAAAGCATCAACAATTGGCGTGTCAATTGTTGCACATTCTGGGTTGGGAGTCATGACCTATATGTCAAATCAAAAGCAAAATGATGTGCGTATTATAGAGGTtaaatatgatgatttagcacAAATGTTTATAAGGTCAACATATAATACGGGAAAAAGGATCAAAGAGAGGCAAATACCTTCTCTACAAGAGTAGTCTCTGGAGACATATTCTGTGCTATTACCCGCATCAATATATCCTTCGAACTGTCAGACATTCAAAGACATAAGTTAGAGTATATGCCAACTGTAACAATTGaaactaatataaaaatatagataaCACTCTTCCAGCACTCCCTCAGCCACACATAGAAAGATGCTGAATTGCAATTTGATTCAAAAGACTCACGTTAAAATCCCTCGTGGCTTGTTTTCAACTGTCACGACTGCAGAGTTTAATCGAGATTCAAGCATCTTTTTTGCAGCTGCTAAAACTGTGTCATCTGGTGAAACTGTTACAATCCTGGTAGATAGGCAGCATGTTAAGCTAAGCTACAGATAATATAGTGTGTGAACAAATTATCAACAGTGTTTGCATAAAGGACCAAATAGATATAACAAAAAGAAAGTATTACCTACTTTGGATTGTCTGTTATAATCGTAGACAGTGAGGGCCTGAACATACGCTCTCGAAGTGTCTCAATGAATGTACTCTGACCTGCATGTCATCCCAAAAGATAGCAGAGACTTATAACAGGTCTACTGTCTACTGAAAGTAAAACTAAAAATGGAAAGTAAGAGTAAAAGGCACCCAAAAAACACATTATCTACCAACCCGAGAAAGATGCTCCCCAATTTTTTTCTACACCTTCAACAGCAGCAGCAATAGCTTTTCCCTTTTCAGCTGCCCTTTCCATTCGAGCAATAGCATCATACAAGCACTTAGCTATATCAAGCAAAGCAATGACTTCCCCATTCTCGACAACAGGCAAGTGTCTAAACTTCCCTGTTTAGAATGATATAAGAACAACATCAAAGGTAAGATCTAAGAAAATATATCACATAAAAGGGTAGATTTCCATAAAAAAAGGTCAACCTTGCACCATCTTCTGGAGTGCCTCCACTGCAAGTGTATCAGAAAGAACAAATACAGGGTTCTTGGTCATTACTTTGGAAACTGGTGTCTCCTCCAGATTAAGCTCCCGAGCTATCACTCTTGTGGCTATGTCCTTCAGTCATGAAGAAACAGAACCAATAAATAAGAGACACATCATAGTTGTAATAATTCAGTGAAGGTCTAGCAAGAGGGGCCGCCCCGCCGGGGGGGGGGGGGCAATAATAAATAAGCAGAAAAGTATTCCTCATGCAAATGATACAGTATCAGAGTCAAATCTAAAATGCCTGAGAGAGCATGGCCTAAGATATAATATCAGAGTGAAGAAATAATTCATGCAGTTTGTCTACAGTACACCTGTTTTGAGATTTAAACTTAAAGGAATTGGCTACAGTTCACAAGGAAATCAGTAATACCTTGTCTGTGAGGATCCCACAAAGTAATGCATTAGAGTCAGTAAGCAATAAAGCATCAACTCTACGAGCAGCCATCCTACGGCAAGCTTCATAAATGCTTGTACTATCAGGTACAGTCAGGGCCTTTGACAACCGCAACTTCTTCACAGTACGCTCTCCAGCTAGTCCCCTTTCCAAAAGCATGTTGATACAAGAAGTTCCATTACTAGTTCTTtcaagatgaaattttatattagCTGGAAATTTAGAATCTGAACCGTTTCCATCACTAATTTGAAAGAATGgacacattaaaaacatgaattttcaCATATTATTACTGATACTTTTGAGTTTTCTTCGAGTAGaaagataaaaacaaaatatattgaCAGAGTCCATTGTCTTTGCAAGATGATAACTGCTAGCGGTTCTACTCTTTCAgacataaaatttcaaagaaatggTCAAGTTTCGAGAGTGTGGACATATTTTAAAGGTTCATGTTTAAAGCAATGCAATTAAAGAGAAATACATATTGTTTCAAGTTCAACCCTTCAATTTAAAAACCTATGTTAGACACATATTTGACACCTCAAAGTGTGCAAATCCAAAACCTTATTAATATGAGAATATGACACTCCAAATAAAAGCCAAACTGAACGCTCCTACTTCGAATGTGTTGCCATTTGCCAAGCAGCAAAGGCAATGATGCCAACGCATATACAAACTAAAGAGGAAAATGAAGATCATGGTTGCTAATGATTTTCACATCCCATAATATTGAATATGCCTGTCAAAACCCCTTTCCTTTATATAGGGAGAAAACTTACACTTCAAAGGCAACATTCAAGAGCTAAAAGCCCAACACCTAAAGACCAAACTACAAAATTATTTTCTTCTCCAATAACTGcggtttttcaaaattttacttacACAAAACTTCAATAATTctttaatattcaaattaatatgttttaaaaatgatttaaaaaaaaagaaaataaatttcaaatgaaaaaaCTTACATAGGACGAGACGGTTGTAAGAATTTTCGGCTAGATTCGGAACCTCCATTCTCCGGTGTTTTTTTCCTTGACGACGACAAGTTTACAATTGATGAACTTCGCCTAGTCGAACCGCTTTGACTTGCCATCTCAATCCCTGCTAAATGCGTAAAATTTtcgtatttatcatataaaagaCATAtcgaataaaaacaaaataagaaaataaattaacaaCTTACCTAAATCAGAAACTTATTTTGAATCCTGTGTCGAATCCAGAGGTTGCACTTATATTGCTAAACCTTTTAAAATCACAActcgatttttttatttaagaaattagAAGAGGTTTAGCGGGAAAATCAAGCGATCCGGAGAAGGAATAGAAGATGACTCTTTAGCTTCAAAAACAAAAACGCCGGAATTGTTTCGATTTTCGAGAATTAGACGAAAAGATAAAGATGGAATAATCGTCGGTCGGGAATTCTTTCGGGAAAATTTGGATTTTCCCGGAAAATACACCGACCGGATAGACGAGAGAAAAACAAAGAATTGAGACTAAGCGCTGAGAAATGGGAAAGCAAATGAAAATTTGGGAAATAGAAACCCAACTAGATTCTTCCACGTGGGATGCTCTTTTAATTCTAATTTCTCCAATTAAACGGGATTTtgtgagtttttacaattttagcgaagatggtttgaatttttttattataagtcACAAAATAGTAATTACAGTTCGTACATTTACACCTTTCACCTCACAATTTTCtataataaaaatctaataaataccaaaataatagTGAAATTTTATGGTCTTaactttaaaatgataataatgacaattaaaataattttagattttatatttattttaccttatcaaaatataattaacaatacttaatctttcaaattaaaaaaatacataatttttactttcaaatttaattttttagaaaaaaaatagaatgaaaaGCAAAAGGTTAGCATTATtaagatatttatttttattaattgaaaaaatagttcaaccaatttcattttaaaaaaatgggatTTTTCAACCAAGAAAATGTGatcaattttttttcactttttactcAATCAatgaaaaattctaattttttttagaatgaaaTAATCAGatcaattttttcaataaaaaaaactaataccTAACATCAAACCCTAATATCTTCGTTTCCATTCCAATTTTCTctaaaaaaaggaaattaaatatgATAGTAAa
Protein-coding sequences here:
- the LOC121224920 gene encoding CBS domain-containing protein CBSCBSPB5 isoform X1 codes for the protein MASQSGSTRRSSSIVNLSSSRKKTPENGGSESSRKFLQPSRPITSNGTSCINMLLERGLAGERTVKKLRLSKALTVPDSTSIYEACRRMAARRVDALLLTDSNALLCGILTDKDIATRVIARELNLEETPVSKVMTKNPVFVLSDTLAVEALQKMVQGKFRHLPVVENGEVIALLDIAKCLYDAIARMERAAEKGKAIAAAVEGVEKNWGASFSGQSTFIETLRERMFRPSLSTIITDNPKIVTVSPDDTVLAAAKKMLESRLNSAVVTVENKPRGILTSKDILMRVIAQNMSPETTLVEKVMTPNPECATIDTPIVDALHTMHDGKFLHLPVVDRDGEIVAVFDVIHITHAAVATLSQVGSTSGVNNEATTTMMQKFWDSAMALPPTEEDDETSRSDGAETGRSLPYPSSNMPNTFGFKIQDKRGRMHRFTCETRSLTDLITAILQRLEDDIDRNNLPQILYEDEDHDKVVLASDGDLAAAVEHAKLVGWKGLKLHLDYSGTKTRRRGSDSGSMDYANSDAWSAAYSTVAAGAAVVAGLGLLAYLRKAGN
- the LOC121224920 gene encoding CBS domain-containing protein CBSCBSPB5 isoform X2 — protein: MASQSGSTRRSSSIVNLSSSRKKTPENGGSESSRKFLQPSRPMGLAGERTVKKLRLSKALTVPDSTSIYEACRRMAARRVDALLLTDSNALLCGILTDKDIATRVIARELNLEETPVSKVMTKNPVFVLSDTLAVEALQKMVQGKFRHLPVVENGEVIALLDIAKCLYDAIARMERAAEKGKAIAAAVEGVEKNWGASFSGQSTFIETLRERMFRPSLSTIITDNPKIVTVSPDDTVLAAAKKMLESRLNSAVVTVENKPRGILTSKDILMRVIAQNMSPETTLVEKVMTPNPECATIDTPIVDALHTMHDGKFLHLPVVDRDGEIVAVFDVIHITHAAVATLSQVGSTSGVNNEATTTMMQKFWDSAMALPPTEEDDETSRSDGAETGRSLPYPSSNMPNTFGFKIQDKRGRMHRFTCETRSLTDLITAILQRLEDDIDRNNLPQILYEDEDHDKVVLASDGDLAAAVEHAKLVGWKGLKLHLDYSGTKTRRRGSDSGSMDYANSDAWSAAYSTVAAGAAVVAGLGLLAYLRKAGN